From the Sebastes fasciatus isolate fSebFas1 chromosome 3, fSebFas1.pri, whole genome shotgun sequence genome, one window contains:
- the c3h22orf23 gene encoding UPF0193 protein EVG1, which produces MEASSQSSNGKGLWNKPRAAQYSKETQDMLRLMMQESRFTNLQRKQINECLKNGASLPLTSDPTSSASPPQAKTSKSVQKHLPSKPQRRSAESCRSADSYVREKFHPGPLRDLEKEKMRLQSIMATGEEPTAASSHNACQNPEVAEQKDRYQEVLDEIEERRQFLADMSSLGQEKQYVNIINTEISQRIRDLQVLDKARREEERRAAEQITEKMELKETGEKTHCH; this is translated from the exons ATGGAGGCCTCCTCACAGAGTAGTAACGGCAAAGGACTATGGAACAAGCCCAGAGCCGCCCAGTACAGCAAGGAGACCCAGGACATGCTGAGAT taaTGATGCAGGAATCGAGATTCACCAACCTCCAGAGAAAACAGATCAACGAATGCCTCAAGA ACGGAGCATCTTTaccactgacctctgaccccacaTCCTCAGCTTCCCCCCCTCAGGCTAAAACTAGTAAATCTGTCCAGAAACATCTGCCGAGCAAGCCCCAGAGACGCAGCGCTGAATCTTGTCGCTCTGCGGACAGCTACGTCAGAGAAAAATTCCATCCTGGTCCTTTAA GAGACTTGGAGAAAGAGAAGATGAGGCTTCAGAGTATAATGGCAACAGGAGAAGAGCCCACAGCTGCATCTTCCCACAATGCATGTCAGAACCCAGAAGTGGCAGAGCAGAAAGACCGGTATCAGGAAG TTCTGGATgagatagaggagaggagacagttTCTGGCAGATATGTCCTCTCTGGGTCAGGAGAAACAGTACGTCAACATCATCAACACTGAGATATCCCAG AGGATTCGAGACCTGCAGGTGTTGGACAAGgccaggagagaagaggagaggagagctgcagagCAGATAACAGAAAAGATGGAGCTGAAAGAAACAGGAGAGAAGACTCACTGCCACTGA